In Alteromonas sp. RKMC-009, the genomic stretch GTCAGAACAGCAAGCGGTATTACATGAGCACGTTGTAAATGTACACGACTTCTACGGCGGCATTATGGGTGTGAGAATAGCCCGGAAGCACGTAGGGTGGTATCTCGCGGAGCACGACACGGAAAATCAGTTTCGCCGGACATTCAATGGTCTTGAGGAAGCTGACGCTCAACTCAACGCCCTTGATGCGTATTTTCAATCGCTGCAAACGAGAGATAAGCGACAGATCTCTCCTGCGGCATAGTAATGACTAACTAATAGAGCAAGAAAGTATTATGTTCGATCAAAATGTGACTTCACCTTTTACTACAACAGTAACTACTCCTTCACAAACTCAGGCACAGAAGCCTCTGCGTGACTCAGTAAAGCAAGCGGTAAACAAATACCTGAAGCAACTGGACAACGCTAACATCGATAATCTGTACGAACTTGTTCTGGCTGAAGTTGAAGCGCCGTTACTGGAAGAAGTAATGACTTACACCCGCGGCAACCAGACACGCGCCGCCATCATGATGGGCATCAACCGTGGCACACTGCGCAAAAAGCTGAAGCAGTACGGCATGAACTAAGATTAAAGGGCTTAGCCCGACTTTAAGAGCACCAAACGGTGCTCTTTTTTGTTCCACTCGTTAACTTACGCAAAGAGCTCAACACCACTATGCAAACACCTAAACCTATCAAGCGCGCCCTGTTAAGTGTTTCTGACAAAACCGGCATCGTTGAATTTGCCACGTCATTACACAACAAAGGCGTTGAACTGCTATCTACCGGCGGTACGGCAAAATTACTGGCGGAAGCCGGTTTGCCGGTTAAAGAGGTTTCA encodes the following:
- the fis gene encoding DNA-binding transcriptional regulator Fis — protein: MFDQNVTSPFTTTVTTPSQTQAQKPLRDSVKQAVNKYLKQLDNANIDNLYELVLAEVEAPLLEEVMTYTRGNQTRAAIMMGINRGTLRKKLKQYGMN